CTTGGTGCTCTCACATTCAATAGGACAAGGAGACTCAAAAGAAAAACTGGGACCAAAAAACCCCAAATGAATTGAATGCTATCATTCAACCTTTATCAAATATCCAACGCTCCTGAACAACTTAAAGGTTAAGCTTCAATGCTATTTGTGTAAGTCACTGAGGCCAAAGATGATTTTGAAAAGACTGATGGCAACAAAGAATGACAACACTAACGATATGTCAATTTATTAATTCTCCAAAAATTCCAAAATAATACTGGTAAAATGCCAATAATTTATGGtgtgccatgcaaaaaaaaaaagatactttaatGGGAATGAATCACTAATTTTgattttaatacaaattttatatctCTAGTATGAAGCTGGAACTTCAGAACAGAAAGATAATTAAGGAATAACACTGGTGAGGAATTACTCAGATCAATTCTGAAAAATGGAGAGTCTCAAGATTTACTCATATAGTCAACAGATTCTACTTGATCAACACTTATCAAGTGTTCATTCAACAAGATACGGTATGAGCCACAGGGAATCAAAAACCAGACTAGACCATGGCCCTATCCTTAATGAATGTACAATATGATCATGAAGCTAATGTTAAATTTTTACATGAAGTGGGGTGGTGCCCAACTAAGGATTCAAAGAGCTATAAAAGAActacaaacaaaataaagctaTATTTATATCTAAGTAGACAGCTGTGCCTTTTATACCAGTTATTACACTGCCACTGAAGTTGGTTATGTGCGAGATTATATCCTAAAATGTTCTGTCTACCTAATTTTGTCATAGTATTGTACGTATACATCTGCTCTGGCTTCCCACTATGTCAACAGTGGATTTTAATCTGCGTCTCCTTCGCAGTACCAGGGCACCCGGAAGGAGGAGAGTCTATCTTGTTCGATCCTGCTTCCCCAAGTATTTAGCACAGTGTTGGCACATAGgaagaattcaataaataaacGCTGAATGAGCCAATGGAAATACTCTACCTTTAAGTAAAAATAGGTGGTTTCATTGTTAGGtttagagacaaaagaaagactATATTTAAACaagcatatatttaaatatatcacttttcttcatttgtctACAAGTTTCTGGTTATCTGAATATACTTGAAGTTAcagatactaaaaataaaataaccctgATAACGGTAGACATAAGGGGGCACCATTGAGCTACATTTCTCCTATCACATATAAGGAACAATAATTgacatttactgaatatttagTGTGTGTGaagccaagcactgttctaagtgctttaaatACATAAACTCATTTAACCCTCCCAATCTGTGAGGTAGACACTACTGCTATCCCATTTTCCTAATGAGGAAACTGGAGGACACAGTGGTTAAGTACCTTACCCAAGGTTACACAGCCAGTAACAGAGCAGGGTCACAAATGGAACAGCTCGGTTCTATAATCTGCTTTCAATGACAACACCCCACTACCTTTCTTTTTACTCTCACATGATTAGTCATTGCATTAGAATCAAACTTAAAACATCTCTTCATTATATCTGAAAACCAATTATCATAAACTTTTCTGAGTTTGTGTATGTTTTTAACTTGAAAATAGCACATTCAAATGATATTATCCGAAGTACaaaatgacatttataaaataataaacgTGGACTTCCATTTAACAGGACAAAGTTTACGTTTATATTGtactaaacatttattaaaatgctaaaattacttttaatacACCGAAAATGTAAAGGAGTAGGTGCAAATCTGGTTAAAATTTTTCTGACCAAAAAATGGGTAGAAGTCATATTAAGTTTGAAATTGTTAATTTTTTAGTAAAACCAAAGACATTACCATTTAAGACAAAAATAACGCCACCATGAAACATGTTAAATCTCATTACAAATCACATTAAATCACATTACCTCCTAATGTGACATTTCCGTGCAGAAATCGCCCTTGATAAATTAGTCGTAGAATATTTGGACTGCTGACCTGTTCTTCTTCCCAGTCTGAAAAGAATCCAGGGAACTGGTTAGGTGCATTCAACACATAGCTAAGGTACTACTGCACTGTTGTAAAAAGTCAGATCCAAATCAAACAAAGAAGACCTTTTGAATTTCCTAATAACTCAATTACTGCTCATGCATTCTTTGCAGTCTCATTTCTTATTTGTTCTTCTCATTAAATATTGGGAGCTACAGAAAAATAAGCTCTTGCCTCTTAAAGAATTCTAAAATGTACCAACCTGTAGTCCTGAATTAcacaattaaataaattactaattaaaacaaatgaaatggtAAAAAGATAATCTTggtaaaaagaatatttgaaaattaattgcaattatcagtaatttaaaaagattataacATTCCAATATTTGTACCCATCTATAATGTATATTCAAGGCTAGAAACACAAGTTAACACAGATTTTTATAATGAATTAATATGTTGACattgagaataagaaaaaaaattaacagcattTACTTTTGGATAATATTGATTTACTGTTATTGTTTTTTCACAGCCAACTAGTATATATTACAGAACAACTTTAGCTCACTTTACCCAAAATCAATCCTCagaagaaacttgaaaaataaagatatattagAAGGTATTTTACAAATATGGAAGCTAGGAAAGTATACACAGACACAAAAAATCAGACTGGTGGGTAGGATAGATAACAGATGCATAACTTATGTTATAGTAAAATACGGAACACCTCTCTATTCAAATGATGGTTTAAGGATACTGCTGCTAGGACAGGGTATGAGGTTAGCAGTGTTCATTAGTTTAAAGATGTGATCATTTCAGCTTTGATTTTGAAAATGACTTGCAAATTCCTTAGTCATCTTTGTCAAGAATTCTAGTATAATATGTTTGTTGCTTATAGAAGCTCCTGTTATCAGGAGATGATAGCTATCAATTCAATagtttaaaatactaattttaaGTACAATAGTTTTAAATACTCTGAGAAGAGTAAGTGATAGTAGGTTAAGtagaatgtttttcctttttactctGTATGCACATTCAAAATGGTGAACATGAATCTGATAAACCCACTGCCTCTCAGGTGACCCAGGCAGGGCAGAAAGTGGGGGAGGAGAAAGTGCTCTGAAGTCTTCATGCCTCTCCTCTTTGTGCCTTTTCCCCATTTCCCTCCTCTCCCACCGGCACTGCTTTATCGCCATCTAACTTCATGTACCCCAGGTCACAACTCTGACAGAATAAAGATCAAATTAGaatctaatattttaatatggatTACTTTGAATTTatcattccccctattattgttTAATAGAATATCTCTCATCTAGGTGGAAGTGTTCTATAGATTTAAGTGTCATGATTTTCAGGtgcttaatttatttaatatgctATCCCCCTTTCTTCTTAGAGGATCTGAAATTTAGAGAGATTAACCTGCAGAAGGATAATgtttaaagataaatttaaacataaaaaagataaagaaaaattatgagtATTCGTATTTAGAGGATTTTTGACACTGCAATAGCTATGCATCAGACTATTCTATCTATTGGCAATATTCCCACTAAACTGCAAAAGGGTAAAACTAAGGAAAATTCAATACTTACTACACCTTTATTACTAGCATcacaaaataattacatttattgACTTTCAATACATTATATGATAAAATGTAGAACCAGAtctcattatttaaatattttatgtaaaataaaaaagaaattactttttattCCCTGCATCTATCAAAATGGTGATAGATTTGGAAAACTGCAGActggaaattaaaaactttttttgtgaaaataagtaACAAGATTAATACACTGAATTTCAAACACTGATTGATGGTTCATTCATATGAGACATTATTTATGGCAAAGATCTGCCCCTATCTTTAATATTAATCAGggtattttaagaaattaaaactaattttaatatctaagtcaaataattatgaaagtaaaattatttattttgcttcaagTTATATTACTCAAAGAAAGTAATCTTTTTAGGGGGAATACTCTTTCAGTCCTGCATAATTTTTCTACAACATTCACAGATGTCAAAATTGGCCTAAAAAGTACTCTGCTGTACCATATCCCTAGCACCACAGCACTACTAGAcatgtatttcaaaatatttttcatgctgATAGTCATCTATACCAAGTGGTTATGGAGAAAACCCAATATTCTGAGAGCCCCAAATTTAGTCTACTTCagctttttaaagtctttttagCTACAATTTTTGGCATCAGTTCCTCCCTGATTTAGAAACTAGCACTGACTGGCCTCTTGACTACTAATGCGAAGAAAGATCCACTACTTGAAAGCATTTTTGTCTAACTCAGCATTTCTTAAactctggtctaggaacccacaAATACATATATCCTTAGGGTCTGAATattctcaaaaatttttaaattgttttcaatttaatGATAATCTGAAGGAAATGATCtaaatcatttaaataataaatttataaccCAGTATAGTCTTGAGATTTCAGTACCCACATCTGTATTTATGATTAGGATCACACTGGCACCAAGCAGTACTACTTTAATTGTCAAGGGGCTTAATATGTAATGTCTTGTTAAGTGAAGGCTGAATGACAATTTGGTACACAGTATGAAGAAAGTTTCTGCGGTGACTCTGCAGATAACCGAGTCAGCACACAGCATGCAAGAGTAAAGGCATCCCAAACTCAGCAGTGCCACATTCATGGTGCAAGCTGCATTTCGTTAAAGAGCCAATCATCTGGCACTTCAATGTTGCTAAGTAGAGTATTATTAGTTTTAGactaatatttacattttctttacaCATCTGTTTAGTTTTATTGGTTGTATACAAGTTATAAGGATAAAGAGTTTTAATCAACTTTTACgtttgtgcatttaaaaataagtaaaattataacaaaaataatgcaaGTGAAAACTAGGGGATATATATGAAGGTTCTTCCTCTAAAAGGGCCCCATATATAAGAAGCTCAAAGGAAGAGAATAAGCTAAAGATTCACTTAAGGGAGGTGACACACAAACCTATTAGAGAGAAAAGAACCAAAGAAAGCAAGGagggatacacacacacacacacacacacacacacacacacacatcttgtTTGTTATGGATACTGTGTCTTTGCAGTAGTTGAAAGAACATTATAAACTGACATGGAATTATAAATTGACTCTGTGTAAAACTCGATTTTAAAAGGCTACATATAGAGTAGACCAAAGAGACTATATAATCTGGTaagttagtttttctttttttttactttgtgttttGACACAGAGGGGTTGATTAATAGGAAAGTGTATTTATTAACTACTGTGTGCTCTTctctaaaacaaaatattttcacttacattttaaaagtttgaaggCAAAAACAGGGATTGTGCAGACTGAGCTACTTTAAGCAATCTTTTGCAATGAGATAGGTGAAGTTTAAAATCTAGGGACATACCCAATGATCTCCCTTAAGACTGGATCCTGTATCTtcaattacttttatttattatattttatatatttgtaactTTCAAAATTTTTGTGAAACAAGGTAGGACATAAAGCATTTACATGACTCATTCTCAAGAGGGAAAAAACACTCACCCATAGGCCAGTTGTCATATACATGCTTTGCAATGTCTGAAGCAGAATCATTAGGAGAAAACAGGAACTCTTTTGTTTTCCCACTTACCAAAATGAGgcgcaaatttatctggaaaaaaaaagggcaataattcctttaaatataaacttgatattttaaagtaaacagaATAATTTATTGGCTTTGCATTTCAATCACATTCTAAATTACTGCTAGTGTCATGTTCtggttatttttatatacttaaattctataaaattttcttaaaaaaaaaagaatgggaatgAAAGTGCATGATTTTATTTCCAActctttaaaatacatataatatttgccataataaatgaacaaaggaagatggtggaagaggagaggctgagttcaccctAGCTCCATGTAACGAGAGatgatacagaaaaaaatgacaagaaacagTAGTTCCAGGGTGcgagtgaccagagagggtcttctaccTTGCACAGGGAGACCCTGAATGGCAAAGCAGAGAAACCAGGATGGAGAGAACAGGGTGCGGGTGCTTGGCCCTGAATCCAGCCTACCCCCACAGCTGGCTCGGGAGATCTTCCCTCGCAGCTCTGCCTCCAGAGTTCTTCTGGGGAACTCAGAAGCCAGCACacttgctttccctgcatacaGAGACCATTTGGCCAGGGTACAGAACTGCTTCCTGCACTGGAGATGGGCTGCTGTGGGCACCTGGTCTGTTTGGGTGGGCCTGGAGGGTCTTCCTCTGGGGAGGACGGGGAGACACCGAGTGGTGCCAGTCCAACAGCTGCCAGGGGAAGAGACTTGCTTGGTTCCCAATATCACTCCCCTTTCCCCATGGAGGCCTGGAGACCTCAGACGGGTGCAGATGAGGAGGAGAGGCTGAAGAAGCTGGCCGAACTGAGTGTTGTGAGTAGCTGCTAGACATTTCCAGGTTGGCTACGGGCAGGGGAAGCtgaaatacccagtcccacagcccaaggtcattcaaGTGGGAAGCTGAAGGTCACCAGATCTACCAGATACATAAGTGGTATTTATGCCGAGGAGCACACTGCCTATCCCCCAGCCGCGGGGTTGGGCGCTTTCAGCACACACTGAGACCAGAGGCCCTGGCTGGAATTACATCGGGTCTCCATTCAGTGCAGCTGCACCTGCAATTGGGGAGCAGTGGGCCTGCGGAGAAGGGTGCCCAGGAGCGCCATCTGTTGGGAAGAAGCAGAAAGTACAGTCTGGCAAATTGCCTGCCTGCCTAGCTTTCAATAAAGCTTCAAGTAGAAGTACAATACCCTCATGAGATCTGGgacttggtttggtggggaagggcctacaaaccaaatccaaaaggcAACTTTCAACACAAACCTAAAAAGATACAAAGCCTTAGACAAGGGAAAGAAATCAACTTgtaaaataaccttatcaagacaaTCAAATATCCCATTTGCAAAAGAAGATCACAAAGCACGTGGAGATTCAGGCAGATGTGACTGAGCCAAATGACTAAATGAAATCACCAGATGAGCCACAGAACTTGGAATAATTAATCAAGAATGTTCATAGAGACATAAAGGACATcaataaaacaaatggaagagcataaagtagaatgtgaaagaataaatagaaaaatagcagatttcacagagatgaaagatactgtaaacCAAATTAAgagtatactagagacacaacagcagatttgaagagacagaagaaagaataagcaaacgaGAAGATGGGACAATTGAACTTAAatgcacaaaagaagaaatggcaagcaagatggaaaaaataaaactaaatctcAGGGAAATGGCGGAAAACATGAGATGCAAAAATGTAAGAATAATCAGTATTCCAGAAGAAGGGTAGAATAAAGGGATAGGAAAGCTGGTTGAAGGGATTacgggggaaaactttccaacccttataaaagacataaatattcaaatcaaacAAGCCcaacaaatttcaaataaaataaatccaaataggcttattCCAAGAGATAcaccaatcagaatgtcaaatctcgaagagaagcaaaaagtcataaAAGCAGTAAGGGCAAAGAgattcactacatacaagggaaagcacataaagctgagctcagactactcaacaggtaccatggaggcaagaaggcagtggtatcatatatttaagattcGGAACATGAATggtttccagccaagaattctttatcctgcaagttgtcctgcaaaatttaggagagattaaaatattcacagacaaaggctgaggaaCTTGCcaataagagacctgccctataagaaatactaaagggagttctgtcagctgaaaaaaaaaaaaaaagacagaagtgaGAGGTCTGTAGGATACCGAAGAGTATCAGTAACAGTAACTTCAAGGACATAatgacagagaaggaaaagaaaatagagctctgacaaacaaaaactaaagaataagatggtagactCGAGAACTGCCATTACAGTAACAAGTCTGAATGTTAATaggctaaactcaccaattaaaagacacagattggcagaatggattaaaaaatatgatccatccacATGCTACTTATacgagactcatcttagacccaaggatacaaatagttgaaagtgaaaggatagaaaaagatgttctaggCAAGCTGTacacaaagaaagcaggagtagccgtactatcagataaaacagactgtaaatgtaaaaatgtcataagagacaagaaagaacactataaattaataaaagggacaattcaacaagaagaaataacaatcataaatgtttatgctcccaatcaaggagctccaaagtatatgaggcaaacactggcaaaactgaagggagcaatagatgtttcaacaataaaagcGGacgacttcaatacaccactttcctctatggAAGGGAACaactaggcagaggatcaataaggataTAGAGAATTTAAATGATGTGATaaagaattagacctaacagacatatatagattgtacACCCCCAAAATATTAGGATAgacattcttccctagtgctcatggaacattctccaggatgcaGCATATGCTGGGACACAGGTGTTTGCAAATTTaacaagactgaaattattcaaagcactttttctgattgTGACAgaatgaaaccagaaattaataatcactaaagaaccagaactttcataaatatatagagaataaacaatacacttttaaacaaccagtgggtcaaggaagaaattaagagaaattgGTGAATACCTGGAGACgaatataaaaatacaacatatcagaaattaggtgatgtagcaaaggcagtgctaagagggaaatttatcaccctaaatgcctatatgaaaaaagagCAAGCAAAACTTGATAACCtcactgctcacctggaggaacatgagaaagaactgcaagctaaccccaaagcaaataaaagcaaagcaaaaataaatgaactggagaacaacaactacaaaaaaaaaaaaaaacagtagaaagaatcaataaaaccaaaagttggttctttgagaaaatcaataaaattgacaggcccctagctagactgacaaacaaggaaaaagagagggtGCAAATTAAACAAAATCCGAAATGAGAGGGGGATTGTTACCacggatcctgaagaaattttaaaaatcataagacgATATTACGAACAACTATATGTTAACAAactatacaacttagatgaagtggacacaTTTCTAGAATATACGAACTACCAAGACTGACTTGAGGAGAAACAGAAGATAATAATGAACCAATTACAAGAGATTCAGTTAGCTATCAGAATATTTCTCCatcaaacccttgattttgaggctttccCTTACttctgcagtggagaagctaTGACTgcctataacaaggcctaagagttgcttccagggaccctcttttgttgctcagatgtggcctctctctaagcccaactctgcaaggaaaatcattaccctccctcctccGTGGCTCTTGACATGCAGCACACTTGCTTGGCTACGGGCTGGGGAAGCtgaaatacccagtcccacagcccaaggtcattccaagtgGGAATCTGAAGGTCACCAGATCTACCAGATCTACCAGATACACAAGTGGTATTTACACCGaggacatgcaggggtgaaagcctccttGTCAATGAGGAGTGTGACTCTCCAGggtgagactggccctggcacctaggattgacaacacctttctgaccaaaaaggggaaaagatgtgtaataaaGTAAGGCATCagaggctaagagagatcaaatagagtcaagaggctattctgggggctactcttatacaagctttgGTTAGCTAGTGCTAATGGGCATGGTTAGCTAaacccaatcaacatcactcctacTGACTCTTATGAACATGCAGCactctgagactctataaaagtttcatgctctAAATTTGCTTTCCTTGAACCTATAATCTTCAGAGAGTTCCTacgccagataaatcctgaaagtcAGAGGGagcagcctctccaggattatcaactaattacatcccccctATTCTTCAATGTCAACACCTCTTCCAAGACgaaaaaaatcagaatgagcATTGTGTAAAGACCCCTTTAGACTGGGAGAAGGCTCAAAGCTcttgagaaggaggagttacaacaacaacaaaaataggatttaacaaatgagtatgactgctggatcactacactgatatttctttaagcctccagtgttttggagcactagaaggaaaaatctgaaataggagaatggtaacccataacaaactccaTAATGGGTTCTGTAACTATTAGTTGAAGTgctctttgaaaattattgctttttctctcttttctttgtatgaaaaccgtgaaattaaaacaacaataaaaaacttcctacagagaaaagcccagggccacacagcttcacagggaattttatcaatcATTTCAAATACAGCTAACACCAATTCTGtgtaaactcttcaaaaaatttgaggaaatagGAACTACCTAAttcgttttatgaagctaacatcactctaacacaaaaactggataaaagtgctgtaaaaaaggaaaattacagaccaatctccctaatgaacatagaagcaaacattctcaacaaaagtTTAGCAAATTGAATGTaatgatatattaaaagaattatacaacacaaccatgtgggatttataccaggaacgcaagggtggtttaacataaAAAATCAACATaacacatcacattaacaaatcaaaagggaaaaatcatggtcatattgattgatgctgaaaaagcattcgagaaaatacagcattcttttctgataaaaacacttcaaaaggtaggaatcaaagggaaCTTCCCCACTGTCATAAAAcgcatatacgaaaaacccacagccagcatcattctcaacaatgagaaactgaaagcattccccctaagatagggaatgagacaaggatgcgcaatgtcatcactattattcaactgtaTTCACTATTGTACTGTAAGTTCTTGCTAGAGGGataaggcagaagaaaagaggcaaaaagtatccaaataggaaaggaagaagcacaactttcatcatttgcaaatgacatgatcttatacttggaaaatcctgagaaatctatggcaaagttattagagctaacaaatgcagcaaagtggcagatacaagattaatacataaaaatcagcaatgtttctctATACAAGTAATGGCCtcaactgaggagacaattaagaaaaaaatcccattcaaaacagccactaaaggaatcaagtacttaggaataaacttaactagggatggaTGTAAAGGCCTGTACACAGAAATCT
This is a stretch of genomic DNA from Tamandua tetradactyla isolate mTamTet1 chromosome 4, mTamTet1.pri, whole genome shotgun sequence. It encodes these proteins:
- the UBL3 gene encoding ubiquitin-like protein 3 codes for the protein MSTSVPADMINLRLILVSGKTKEFLFSPNDSASDIAKHVYDNWPMDWEEEQVSSPNILRLIYQGRFLHGNVTLGALKLPFGKTTVMHLVARETLPEPNSQGQRNREKTGESNCCVIL